A window of the Gossypium hirsutum isolate 1008001.06 chromosome A05, Gossypium_hirsutum_v2.1, whole genome shotgun sequence genome harbors these coding sequences:
- the LOC107906116 gene encoding inorganic pyrophosphatase 1, with product MAGIVVVFDFDKTIIDRDSDNWVVDELGFTDLFNQLLPTMPWNTLMDTMMKEMHAQGTTIDDIVEVLKRSPIHPRIVPAIKSAHALGCELRIVSDANMFFIETILEHLGVKECFSELNSNPSFVDEEGRLRIFPYHDFTKTSHGCNLCPPNMCKGVIIERIQACLEGKKKIIYLGDGSGDYCPSLRLGESDYVMPRKNFPVWELICRNPMLIKADIHEWSDGEDLERVLLDIINMVSVEHNSAQLFSVDCKLQTISTSNHALPPVLPVPQ from the exons ATGGCTGGAATTGTTGTGGTTTTCGATTTCGATAAAACCATTATCGACCGTGACAGCGATAACTGGGTTGTCGATGAATTGGGCTTTACCGATTTGTTCAACCAGCTTCTTCCCACCATGCCCTGGAATACTCTCATG GACACGATGATGAAGGAGATGCATGCACAAGGAACAACCATTGATGACATTGTTGAGGTTCTGAAACGATCTCCAATCCACCCTAGGATCGTCCCAGCTATTAAATCAGCTCATGCTTTAGG gtgtGAACTGAGGATTGTAAGTGATGCAAACATGTTCTTCATTGAGACCATTCTGGAACATCTTGGAGTGAAGGAATGTTTCTCAGAGCTCAACTCAAATCCCAGCTTTGTTGATGAAGAAGGGAGGCTGAGGATCTTCCCTTATCACGATTTCACCAAGACTTCCCATGGCTGCAATCTTTGCCCCCCAAATATGTGCAAG GGGGTGATCATTGAAAGGATTCAAGCATGTTTAGAGGGGAAGAAGAAAATCATTTACCTCGGAGATGGCAGTGGGGATTATTGCCCAAGCCTAAGGCTTGGAGAGAGTGACTATGTGATGCCAAGGAAGAATTTTCCAGTATGGGAATTAATATGCAGGAACCCTATGCTCATCAAGGCTGACATTCATGAATGGAGTGATGGCGAAGACCTGGAGCGGGTTCTTCTGGATATCATCAACATGGTATCTGTTGAACATAACTCTGCTCAATTGTTCTCTGTTGACTGTAAACTGCAGACCATTTCAACATCCAACCATGCCCTGCCTCCTGTCCTGCCTGTTCCACAGTAG
- the LOC121229364 gene encoding inorganic pyrophosphatase 2 isoform X1 produces the protein MAAAGIVVIYDFDKTIIDCDSDNWVVDELGATELFNQLLPTMPWNSLMDRIMKELHSQGIRIEDIATVLKRSPIHPRIIEAIKSAHALGCDLKIVSDANTFFIETILEHHGLKECFSEINTNPGFVDEQGRLRIFPHHDFTKSSHGCQHSSCPPNMCKGIVIERIQASLSMEDQKKTIIYLGDGLGDFCPTLKLGDGDYVMPRKGFPVWDLICNNRKLVNAEICEWSDGEEFENVLFHLISRIISIDRNNTSAKMGQLYSVDCKLETMPLPVATGHEAFPLALPVLH, from the exons ATGGCAGCTGCAGGCATAGTTGTGATCTACGATTTTGATAAAACGATCATCGATTGTGATAGCGATAACTGGGTGGTTGATGAGTTGGGCGCCACTGAATTGTTCAATCAACTTCTTCCCACCATGCCCTGGAATTCTCTGATG GATCGAATTATGAAAGAACTTCATTCCCAAGGTATAAGAATTGAGGATATTGCGACTGTTCTGAAAAGATCACCAATACATCCCCGAATCATCGAAGCTATTAAATCGGCTCATGCTTTAGG ATGCGATTTGAAGATTGTGAGCGACGCAAACACTTTCTTCATTGAGACAATCTTGGAGCATCACGGCCTGAAGGAATGCTTTTCGGAGATCAATACGAACCCTGGGTTTGTCGATGAACAAGGCAGGCTGAGGATCTTCCCTCACCATGATTTCACCAAATCTTCTCATGGATGTCAACATTCCAGCTGCCCTCCCAATATGTGCAag GGTATCGTGATTGAAAGGATCCAAGCATCTCTGTCCATGGAGGATCAAAAGAAAACAATAATCTACCTTGGGGATGGGCTTGGTGATTTCTGCCCAACTTTGAAGCTTGGTGATGGAGACTATGTGATGCCAAGGAAGGGTTTTCCAGTTTGGGACTTGATTTGCAATAACAGGAAGCTAGTTAATGCAGAAATATGCGAATGGAGCGACGGGGAGGAGTTCGAAAATGTATTATTCCACCTTATTAGCCGGATTATTTCCATTGACAGAAACAACACTAGTGCCAAAATGGGTCAGCTCTATTCAGTTGATTGTAAACTAGAAACGATGCCGTTGCCTGTCGCCACAGGCCATGAAGCCTTCCCCCTGGCCCTTCCCGTTCTTCATTAG
- the LOC121229364 gene encoding inorganic pyrophosphatase 2 isoform X2: MAAAGIVVIYDFDKTIIDCDSDNWVVDELGATELFNQLLPTMPWNSLMDRIMKELHSQGIRIEDIATVLKRSPIHPRIIEAIKSAHALGCDLKIVSDANTFFIETILEHHGLKECFLEINTNPGFVDQQGRLRIFPHHDFTKSSHGCQHPSCPPNMCKGIVIERIQASLSMDDPKKTIIYLGDGLGDFCPSLKLGDGDYVMPRKDFPVWDLICKNRSLIKAQICEWSNGEGFKTVLLHLISRIISVEGNNTSANIDQLYSVDCKLETMSLPAATGPETFPQAIHVLH; the protein is encoded by the exons ATGGCAGCTGCAGGCATAGTTGTGATCTACGATTTTGATAAAACGATCATCGATTGTGATAGCGATAACTGGGTGGTTGATGAGTTGGGCGCCACTGAATTGTTCAATCAACTTCTTCCCACCATGCCCTGGAATTCTCTGATG GATCGAATTATGAAAGAACTTCATTCCCAAGGTATAAGAATTGAGGATATTGCGACTGTTCTGAAAAGATCACCAATACATCCCCGAATCATCGAAGCTATTAAATCGGCTCATGCTTTAGG ATGTGATTTGAAGATTGTGAGCGATGCAAACACCTTCTTCATCGAGACAATCTTGGAACATCACGGCCTAAAGGAATGCTTTTTGGAGATCAATACGAACCCTGGATTTGTCGATCAACAAGGCAGGCTCAGGATCTTCCCTCATCATGATTTCACCAAATCTTCTCATGGATGTCAGCATCCCAGCTGCCCTCCAAATATGTGCAAG GGTATTGTGATTGAGAGGATCCAAGCATCTCTATCTATGGACGACCCAAAGAAAACAATAATCTACCTTGGCGATGGGCTTGGTGATTTTTGCCCAAGTTTGAAGCTTGGTGATGGAGACTACGTGATGCCACGGAAAGATTTTCCAGTTTGGGACTTGATTTGCAAAAACCGGAGTCTAATTAAGGCACAAATATGTGAATGGAGCAATGGGGAGGGGTTTAAAACTGTATTACTCCACCTTATTAGCCGAATTATTTCGGTAGAGGGAAACAACACTAGTGCCAATATTGATCAGCTCTATTCAGTTGATTGCAAACTAGAAACGATGTCGTTGCCTGCCGCCACCGGCCCTGAAACCTTCCCTCAAGCCATTCATGTTCTTCATTAG
- the LOC121229365 gene encoding inorganic pyrophosphatase 2, with protein MAASDIVVIFDFDKTIIDCDSDNWVVDELGATELFNQLLPTMPWNSLMDRMMKELHSQGTTIEDIAAVLKRTPIHLQIIEAIKSAHALGCDLKIVSDANTFFIDTILEHHGLQECFSEINTNPGFVDEQGRLRIFPHHDFTKSSHGCDHPSCPPNMCKGIVIEKIQASLCMEDQKKTIIYLGDGLGDFCPTLKLGDGDYVMPRKDFPVWDLICKNRSLIKAQIYEWSDGEEFKSVLLRLISRIISIDGNNTNANIGQLYSVDCKLNTMALPVTTGHEAFPQALPVLH; from the exons ATGGCAGCATCAGACATAGTTGTGATCTTCGATTTCGATAAAACGATTATCGATTGTGACAGTGACAATTGGGTGGTTGATGAGTTGGGCGCCACCGAGTTGTTCAATCAGCTTCTTCCCACCATGCCCTGGAATTCTCTTATG GATCGAATGATGAAAGAACTTCATTCGCAAGGAACAACGATTGAGGATATTGCAGCCGTTCTAAAAAGAACTCCAATACATCTCCAAATCATCGAAGCCATTAAATCCGCTCATGCCTTAGG ATGTGATTTGAAGATTGTAAGCGACGCAAACACCTTCTTCATCGACACAATTTTGGAGCATCATGGCCTCCAGGAATGCTTTTCGGAGATCAATACAAACCCTGGGTTTGTCGATGAACAAGGCAGGCTAAGGATCTTTCCTCACCATGATTTCACCAAATCATCTCACGGATGTGATCATCCCAGCTGCCCTCCCAATATGTGCAAG GGTATTGTGATTGAAAAGATCCAAGCATCTCTATGCATGGAGGACCAAAAGAAAACAATAATCTACCTTGGTGATGGGCTCGGTGACTTCTGCCCAACTTTGAAGCTTGGTGATGGAGACTATGTGATGCCAAGGAAAGATTTCCCAGTTTGGGACTTGATTTGCAAAAACAGGAGTCTAATTAAGGCACAAATATACGAATGGAGCGATGGGGAGGAGTTTAAAAGTGTATTGCTCCGCCTTATTAGCCGGATTATTTCCATTGACGGAAACAACACTAATGCCAATATTGGTCAGCTCTATTCAGTTGATTGCAAACTAAATACGATGGCGTTGCCAGTCACCACCGGCCATGAAGCCTTCCCCCAGGCCCTTCCCGTTCTTCATTAG
- the LOC107944804 gene encoding inactive protein kinase SELMODRAFT_444075 isoform X1 — protein sequence MFQQSNPSTRKLLVHNTCFVVIQCDLILLYGSLHRRITEQKFLFCCCKELTKKKGGELKTEKAKQQMTEEQKGKQEKTSLGMTEKVVVAVKASKEIPKTALVWALTHVVQPGDCITLLVVPSHGSGRKWGFPRFSGDCSSSSRKSQSGSSSEQKSGISDSCSQMILQLHDVYDPNKINVKIKIVSGSLCGAVAVEAKRAQASWVVLDKQLKHEEKRCMEELQCNIVIMKGSRAKVLRLNLVRSPEKEAEASCQLNPDMQETSVKHPDNKNGSSDSSRGIEAVVTPTSSPELGTPFFATEAGTSSVSSSDPGTSPFCTSDRNADLKKGESIVIKENQDLDESSSEAESENLSLSSVSLRYQPWITEYLTSQHQSSQRLEEPSTRANVRVQGFTSKALLEKFSKLDREAGIGMSSFRSDIGFSGNLREAVALSRNSPLGPPPLCSICQHKAPIFGKPPRWFTYAELELATGGFSQANFLAEGGFGSVHRGVLPDGQVIAVKQHKLASCQGDHEFCSEVEVLSCAQHRNVVMLIGFCIEDRRRLLVYEYICNGSLDAHLYGHHQEPLEWSARQKIAVGAARGLRYLHEECRVGCIVHRDMRPNNILITHDFEPLVGDFGLARWQPDGDAGVETRVIGTFGYLAPEYAQSGQVTEKADIYSFGVVLVELVTGRKAVDLNRPKGQQCLTEWARPLLEEYAIDELVDPRLEDCYSEHEVYCMLHAASLCIRQDPHSRPRMSQVLRILEGDMLMDSN from the exons ATGTTTCAACAGTCAAATCCATCAACCAGAAAACTCCTGGTTCACAACACATGCTTCGTTGTCATTCAGTGTGATTTGATTCTTTTGTATGGAAGCTTGCACAGGAGAATCACTGAGCAGAAATTTTTGTTCTGTTGCTGTAAAGAACTGACCAAGAAGAAAGGTGGGGAACTGAAAACTGAAAAGGCAAAGCAG CAAATGACCGAAGAACAGAAGGGAAAGCAGGAGAAAACCAGCTTGGGTATGACAGAGAAAGTTGTAGTTGCTGTTAAGGCATCCAAAGAAATTCCTAAGACTGCTCTGGTGTGGGCATTGACTCATGTTGTTCAACCTGGAGACTGCATTACGTTGCTTGTTGTTCCTTCACATGGTTCAG GTAGAAAATGGGGTTTTCCAAGATTTTCTGGTGACTGCTCGAGCAGTAGCCGCAAATCTCAATCAGGATCAAGTTCAGAGCAGAAATCTGGTATCAGTGATTCCTGCTCGCAAATGATCCTCCAGCTCCATGATGTTTATGACCCTAACAAG ATTAATGTCAAGATAAAAATTGTTTCTGGATCACTGTGTGGAGCAGTAGCTGTAGAGGCCAAGAGAGCCCAAGCTAGTTGGGTTGTACTGGACAA GCAGCTCAAACACGAGGAAAAACGATGCATGGAGGAGTTGCAATGCAACATAGTGATTATGAAGGGTTCTCGGGCAAAAGTGCTACGTCTTAACTTGGTTAGGTCACCTGAGAAGGAAGCTGAAGCTTCTTGTCAATTAAATCCTGATATGCAAGAAACATCTGTGAAGCATCCCGATAACAAAAATGGATCATCTGATTCTAGTAGGGGTATAGAGGCTGTTGTCACTCCAACCAGCAGTCCAGAGCTTGGAACGCCATTTTTTGCTACTGAAGCAGGAACTTCTTCAGTGTCTAGCTCGGATCCAGGCACTTCGCCTTTTTGCACCTCAGATAGGAATGCTGACTTGAAGAAAGGGGAATCAATAGTCATCAAGGAAAACCAGGACCTTGATGAATCTAGTTCAGAAGCTGAGAGTGAAAATTTATCGTTATCTTCAGTGAGTTTAAGGTATCAACCATGGATAACAGAATATCTTACTTCTCAACATCAATCCTCACAACGCCTAGAAGAACCTTCAACTCGAGCTAATGTCAGGGTTCAAGGTTTTACATCAAAAGCCTTACTGGAGAAATTTTCAAAGCTTGATAGAGAAGCTGGAATAGGAATGTCAAGCTTTAGGAGTGATATTGGATTTAGTGGAAATTTAAGAGAAGCAGTTGCGTTATCCAGAAATTCCCCTCTTGGCCCTCCTCCATTGTGTTCAATATGTCAGCATAAGGCACCTATATTTGGAAAACCACCAAGGTGGTTTACCTATGCTGAGTTGGAGCTTGCAACTGGTGGATTTTCACAAGCTAATTTCTTGGCTGAGGGTGGGTTTGGATCTGTTCATAGAGGGGTACTCCCAGATGGACAGGTGATTGCAGTCAAGCAACACAAATTGGCTAGTTGTCAAGGAGATCATGAATTTTGCTCAGAAGTGGAAGTCCTCAGCTGTGCTCAGCACAGGAATGTTGTTATGCTGATTGGCTTTTGCATCGAGGATAGAAGGCGGCTGTTGGTTTATGAGTACATATGCAATGGATCTCTAGATGCTCATCTATATG GGCATCATCAGGAACCTTTAGAATGGTCTGCACGGCAAAAGATTGCTGTGGGAGCTGCTAGAGGTCTGAGATACCTTCATGAAGAATGCAGAGTTGGCTGCATTGTGCACCGTGACATGCGACCGAACAACATTCTCATCACCCATGATTTTGAACCTTTG GTTGGTGATTTTGGCCTTGCAAGATGGCAGCCTGATGGTGATGCTGGAGTGGAAACAAGAGTGATTGGAACATTTGG GTATTTGGCACCAGAATATGCTCAAAGCGGCCAAGTCACCGAAAAAGCTGATATTTATTCCTTTGGAGTGGTGTTAGTTGAACTAGTTACAGGGCGGAAAGCGGTGGACCTTAATAGGCCTAAGGGCCAGCAATGTCTAACTGAATGG GCTCGTCCACTTTTGGAAGAATATGCTATAGATGAATTGGTGGACCCAAGATTGGAGGATTGCTATTCTGAGCATGAAGTCTATTGCATGCTCCATGCTGCATCATTATGCATTAGGCAGGATCCTCATTCTAGGCCTCGCATGTCACAG
- the LOC107944804 gene encoding inactive protein kinase SELMODRAFT_444075 isoform X3 — MFQQSNPSTRKLLVHNTCFVVIQCDLILLYGSLHRRITEQKFLFCCCKELTKKKGGELKTEKAKQQMTEEQKGKQEKTSLGMTEKVVVAVKASKEIPKTALVWALTHVVQPGDCITLLVVPSHGSGRKWGFPRFSGDCSSSSRKSQSGSSSEQKSGISDSCSQMILQLHDVYDPNKINVKIKIVSGSLCGAVAVEAKRAQASWVVLDKQLKHEEKRCMEELQCNIVIMKGSRAKVLRLNLVRSPEKEAEASCQLNPDMQETSVKHPDNKNGSSDSSRGIEAVVTPTSSPELGTPFFATEAGTSSVSSSDPGTSPFCTSDRNADLKKGESIVIKENQDLDESSSEAESENLSLSSVSLRYQPWITEYLTSQHQSSQRLEEPSTRANVRVQGFTSKALLEKFSKLDREAGIGMSSFRSDIGFSGNLREAVALSRNSPLGPPPLCSICQHKAPIFGKPPRWFTYAELELATGGFSQANFLAEGGFGSVHRGVLPDGQVIAVKQHKLASCQGDHEFCSEVEVLSCAQHRNVVMLIGFCIEDRRRLLVYEYICNGSLDAHLYGHHQEPLEWSARQKIAVGAARGLRYLHEECRVGCIVHRDMRPNNILITHDFEPLVIFHDDYHNT; from the exons ATGTTTCAACAGTCAAATCCATCAACCAGAAAACTCCTGGTTCACAACACATGCTTCGTTGTCATTCAGTGTGATTTGATTCTTTTGTATGGAAGCTTGCACAGGAGAATCACTGAGCAGAAATTTTTGTTCTGTTGCTGTAAAGAACTGACCAAGAAGAAAGGTGGGGAACTGAAAACTGAAAAGGCAAAGCAG CAAATGACCGAAGAACAGAAGGGAAAGCAGGAGAAAACCAGCTTGGGTATGACAGAGAAAGTTGTAGTTGCTGTTAAGGCATCCAAAGAAATTCCTAAGACTGCTCTGGTGTGGGCATTGACTCATGTTGTTCAACCTGGAGACTGCATTACGTTGCTTGTTGTTCCTTCACATGGTTCAG GTAGAAAATGGGGTTTTCCAAGATTTTCTGGTGACTGCTCGAGCAGTAGCCGCAAATCTCAATCAGGATCAAGTTCAGAGCAGAAATCTGGTATCAGTGATTCCTGCTCGCAAATGATCCTCCAGCTCCATGATGTTTATGACCCTAACAAG ATTAATGTCAAGATAAAAATTGTTTCTGGATCACTGTGTGGAGCAGTAGCTGTAGAGGCCAAGAGAGCCCAAGCTAGTTGGGTTGTACTGGACAA GCAGCTCAAACACGAGGAAAAACGATGCATGGAGGAGTTGCAATGCAACATAGTGATTATGAAGGGTTCTCGGGCAAAAGTGCTACGTCTTAACTTGGTTAGGTCACCTGAGAAGGAAGCTGAAGCTTCTTGTCAATTAAATCCTGATATGCAAGAAACATCTGTGAAGCATCCCGATAACAAAAATGGATCATCTGATTCTAGTAGGGGTATAGAGGCTGTTGTCACTCCAACCAGCAGTCCAGAGCTTGGAACGCCATTTTTTGCTACTGAAGCAGGAACTTCTTCAGTGTCTAGCTCGGATCCAGGCACTTCGCCTTTTTGCACCTCAGATAGGAATGCTGACTTGAAGAAAGGGGAATCAATAGTCATCAAGGAAAACCAGGACCTTGATGAATCTAGTTCAGAAGCTGAGAGTGAAAATTTATCGTTATCTTCAGTGAGTTTAAGGTATCAACCATGGATAACAGAATATCTTACTTCTCAACATCAATCCTCACAACGCCTAGAAGAACCTTCAACTCGAGCTAATGTCAGGGTTCAAGGTTTTACATCAAAAGCCTTACTGGAGAAATTTTCAAAGCTTGATAGAGAAGCTGGAATAGGAATGTCAAGCTTTAGGAGTGATATTGGATTTAGTGGAAATTTAAGAGAAGCAGTTGCGTTATCCAGAAATTCCCCTCTTGGCCCTCCTCCATTGTGTTCAATATGTCAGCATAAGGCACCTATATTTGGAAAACCACCAAGGTGGTTTACCTATGCTGAGTTGGAGCTTGCAACTGGTGGATTTTCACAAGCTAATTTCTTGGCTGAGGGTGGGTTTGGATCTGTTCATAGAGGGGTACTCCCAGATGGACAGGTGATTGCAGTCAAGCAACACAAATTGGCTAGTTGTCAAGGAGATCATGAATTTTGCTCAGAAGTGGAAGTCCTCAGCTGTGCTCAGCACAGGAATGTTGTTATGCTGATTGGCTTTTGCATCGAGGATAGAAGGCGGCTGTTGGTTTATGAGTACATATGCAATGGATCTCTAGATGCTCATCTATATG GGCATCATCAGGAACCTTTAGAATGGTCTGCACGGCAAAAGATTGCTGTGGGAGCTGCTAGAGGTCTGAGATACCTTCATGAAGAATGCAGAGTTGGCTGCATTGTGCACCGTGACATGCGACCGAACAACATTCTCATCACCCATGATTTTGAACCTTTG gttatatttcatgatgactaccacaacacatga
- the LOC107944804 gene encoding inactive protein kinase SELMODRAFT_444075 isoform X2: MSVAHVLESNMQMTEEQKGKQEKTSLGMTEKVVVAVKASKEIPKTALVWALTHVVQPGDCITLLVVPSHGSGRKWGFPRFSGDCSSSSRKSQSGSSSEQKSGISDSCSQMILQLHDVYDPNKINVKIKIVSGSLCGAVAVEAKRAQASWVVLDKQLKHEEKRCMEELQCNIVIMKGSRAKVLRLNLVRSPEKEAEASCQLNPDMQETSVKHPDNKNGSSDSSRGIEAVVTPTSSPELGTPFFATEAGTSSVSSSDPGTSPFCTSDRNADLKKGESIVIKENQDLDESSSEAESENLSLSSVSLRYQPWITEYLTSQHQSSQRLEEPSTRANVRVQGFTSKALLEKFSKLDREAGIGMSSFRSDIGFSGNLREAVALSRNSPLGPPPLCSICQHKAPIFGKPPRWFTYAELELATGGFSQANFLAEGGFGSVHRGVLPDGQVIAVKQHKLASCQGDHEFCSEVEVLSCAQHRNVVMLIGFCIEDRRRLLVYEYICNGSLDAHLYGHHQEPLEWSARQKIAVGAARGLRYLHEECRVGCIVHRDMRPNNILITHDFEPLVGDFGLARWQPDGDAGVETRVIGTFGYLAPEYAQSGQVTEKADIYSFGVVLVELVTGRKAVDLNRPKGQQCLTEWARPLLEEYAIDELVDPRLEDCYSEHEVYCMLHAASLCIRQDPHSRPRMSQVLRILEGDMLMDSN; this comes from the exons ATGTCGGTGGCACATGTCCTAGAATCCAACATG CAAATGACCGAAGAACAGAAGGGAAAGCAGGAGAAAACCAGCTTGGGTATGACAGAGAAAGTTGTAGTTGCTGTTAAGGCATCCAAAGAAATTCCTAAGACTGCTCTGGTGTGGGCATTGACTCATGTTGTTCAACCTGGAGACTGCATTACGTTGCTTGTTGTTCCTTCACATGGTTCAG GTAGAAAATGGGGTTTTCCAAGATTTTCTGGTGACTGCTCGAGCAGTAGCCGCAAATCTCAATCAGGATCAAGTTCAGAGCAGAAATCTGGTATCAGTGATTCCTGCTCGCAAATGATCCTCCAGCTCCATGATGTTTATGACCCTAACAAG ATTAATGTCAAGATAAAAATTGTTTCTGGATCACTGTGTGGAGCAGTAGCTGTAGAGGCCAAGAGAGCCCAAGCTAGTTGGGTTGTACTGGACAA GCAGCTCAAACACGAGGAAAAACGATGCATGGAGGAGTTGCAATGCAACATAGTGATTATGAAGGGTTCTCGGGCAAAAGTGCTACGTCTTAACTTGGTTAGGTCACCTGAGAAGGAAGCTGAAGCTTCTTGTCAATTAAATCCTGATATGCAAGAAACATCTGTGAAGCATCCCGATAACAAAAATGGATCATCTGATTCTAGTAGGGGTATAGAGGCTGTTGTCACTCCAACCAGCAGTCCAGAGCTTGGAACGCCATTTTTTGCTACTGAAGCAGGAACTTCTTCAGTGTCTAGCTCGGATCCAGGCACTTCGCCTTTTTGCACCTCAGATAGGAATGCTGACTTGAAGAAAGGGGAATCAATAGTCATCAAGGAAAACCAGGACCTTGATGAATCTAGTTCAGAAGCTGAGAGTGAAAATTTATCGTTATCTTCAGTGAGTTTAAGGTATCAACCATGGATAACAGAATATCTTACTTCTCAACATCAATCCTCACAACGCCTAGAAGAACCTTCAACTCGAGCTAATGTCAGGGTTCAAGGTTTTACATCAAAAGCCTTACTGGAGAAATTTTCAAAGCTTGATAGAGAAGCTGGAATAGGAATGTCAAGCTTTAGGAGTGATATTGGATTTAGTGGAAATTTAAGAGAAGCAGTTGCGTTATCCAGAAATTCCCCTCTTGGCCCTCCTCCATTGTGTTCAATATGTCAGCATAAGGCACCTATATTTGGAAAACCACCAAGGTGGTTTACCTATGCTGAGTTGGAGCTTGCAACTGGTGGATTTTCACAAGCTAATTTCTTGGCTGAGGGTGGGTTTGGATCTGTTCATAGAGGGGTACTCCCAGATGGACAGGTGATTGCAGTCAAGCAACACAAATTGGCTAGTTGTCAAGGAGATCATGAATTTTGCTCAGAAGTGGAAGTCCTCAGCTGTGCTCAGCACAGGAATGTTGTTATGCTGATTGGCTTTTGCATCGAGGATAGAAGGCGGCTGTTGGTTTATGAGTACATATGCAATGGATCTCTAGATGCTCATCTATATG GGCATCATCAGGAACCTTTAGAATGGTCTGCACGGCAAAAGATTGCTGTGGGAGCTGCTAGAGGTCTGAGATACCTTCATGAAGAATGCAGAGTTGGCTGCATTGTGCACCGTGACATGCGACCGAACAACATTCTCATCACCCATGATTTTGAACCTTTG GTTGGTGATTTTGGCCTTGCAAGATGGCAGCCTGATGGTGATGCTGGAGTGGAAACAAGAGTGATTGGAACATTTGG GTATTTGGCACCAGAATATGCTCAAAGCGGCCAAGTCACCGAAAAAGCTGATATTTATTCCTTTGGAGTGGTGTTAGTTGAACTAGTTACAGGGCGGAAAGCGGTGGACCTTAATAGGCCTAAGGGCCAGCAATGTCTAACTGAATGG GCTCGTCCACTTTTGGAAGAATATGCTATAGATGAATTGGTGGACCCAAGATTGGAGGATTGCTATTCTGAGCATGAAGTCTATTGCATGCTCCATGCTGCATCATTATGCATTAGGCAGGATCCTCATTCTAGGCCTCGCATGTCACAG